Part of the Imperialibacter roseus genome, CCGGAAGCAACTTTCACCACATGGCAGGGGACGTAAAATCAGCCGGAGTTATTGTCAATGAAAAGTTTATCGAACGATTGGGTATTGGAAGTCCCGAAGAGGCAATCGGTAAAGTTGTGTATTTCAACGGTGTAAAAGAGTCAGTTTTAGGTGTTGTGGAAGACTTTCACTACGGCATGTTGGACAGCCCTGTGGAGCCCTTTGTGTTTCGCTATACACCGCAAAACTACAAAGTAGTGCATGTGAAGTTGAGAGACGGAGCGTTGCTGGCTGCAATGGACGAAATTTCAAGAACGTGGGATGAGCTTGATCCAAGTCACCCTTTAAAGGCAGAATTCTATGACCAGCATATAGAAGCAGCCTATCAGGAATATCTGACGATGGTGAAAGTGGTGGGATTTTTGGCCATCATTTCCTTGTCAATAGCCTCGTTGGGTTTGCTGGGGATGGTGGTTTTTACCACAGAATCCAGAATGAAGGAAATCAGCATCCGCAAGGTGTTGGGCGCAACCGAAGGCAGCTTGCTGTACTTGCTGAGCCGTGGATTTGTTACGCTGCTGTTGATTGCCGGCTTGTTGGCTGTCCCTGTCACCACCTGGGTTTTTGAAAAAAAGGTACTCTCTAATGTAATTTACAAGGCACCGGTGGGCCCACTAGAGCTTCTCTCAGGAGTAGCTTTTGTGCTGGTGTTGGCGCTCATTGCGATAGGTACACAAACGATAAAAGCTGCCCGAACTAACCCATCGCAAATCCTTCGAAATGAATAAGCGCAGGCCGATATCGTCACCTGTCCCCCGTAACGACGGACCGCCTCGCTGGGCCAGCCGCCTGCTTGAGTGGTATTGCAAGCCTTCGCTTTTTGAAGACTTGCAGGGCGACCTGTTGGAATACTTCGAAAGGAATGTCGAGAGCAAAGGGATGATTCGGGCTAAGCTCATTTATATAGTTGATGTATTGAAATTTTTCAGGCTTTACACAGTTCAAAAACCTCAAATATTAAAAAGGATGAATCAGTTTTACATTTTTGGCAACTACGTCAAAACGTCGGTGCGGAGCATGGCCCGCAACCGGTTGTTTACCACTATCAATGTGGTGGGGCTGGCAGTCAGTATGTCTGTCGGATTGTTAATCATTGCGTTCGTGTCGGATCTGTTTTCTTATGATAATTTCCACGAAAACAAGGATCGAACCTACAGGCTTATAGCTAAAGACCTACGCTCGAACGGGTCTGTGATGGAGTTGGCAACGACATCTGTGAAGGCAGGGGTTAATATCCGGGAGGAAGTGCCTGAGATAGAAAATCTCACCATCATGAGGAGGGGCTTTGACAGAGACGTGCAGGTAGCGGACAAAGTGATCCAGGTGGGCGGCTTTTGGGCCGACGAGTCATTTATGGATGTGTTTTCATTCAAGCTTTTGAAAGGGAATCCGGGCACTGCGCTGAAGGAGGTAAATTCCCTCGTTCTCACTGAAACGACCGCAAGAAAACTATTTGATGATACGGACGTCGTGGGGCGAATCGTGAAACTTGACACCGCCAGTTATCAGGTGACAGGGGTGTTGGAAGACATCCCGAAGCTTTCGCATATCAGGTTTGAGGCACTGGCTTCATTTGCTACGGTGGCTGCCGAAGAGCCGGACATGGATGGCGGCTTCTACAATTGGGAGAACATCTACATGAGCCATACATACATGACCGTTAAAGAAGGAAGCGATTTGGCGGCGATACAAGAAAAGCTTGATAAGATAAGCGAGACTGAGAATGCGGCGCTGGAAGGTAGAACAATCGATCTTTTCCTCCAGCCAATCGATGAAATCGCTGTTGGGCATCACTACACCAACGAAACAGGATCAACCATGAATATCATAGCGCTCTGGATACTGATCGGACTTGGTGCTGTGGTAATTATCTCCGCTTGTTTTAATTACACCAATTTGTCTATTGCGAGAGCCCTCCGCCGATCGAAGGAAGTAGGTATCCGGAAGGTGGTGGGAGCCTCGAAAGGCCAGGTTGTGGCCCAATTCCTGACCGAATCGGTTTTGATTTCGCTACTGGCCTTAGTGATTTCGTTCGGCCTTTTTCTGGTGCTCAAAAGGCAGTTTCTTTCTCTTCATAGCTTTCTATCGAATTTGGTATCGCTCGATCTCTCTTTTAATGTCGTTCTTGCATTTGCGGCATTTGCTATCGTTACGGGAATTGTGGCTGGCTTGCTACCAGCCATTTTCTTTGCAAAAATCCGGTCACTGGCCGTATTGAAGGGAGCGTCTGCCATCCTTTCGTCGAAGAGGCTTGGTTTGCGAAGAGGCCTTATTGTGGTTCAGTATGTCTTTTCACTCATTTTTATTACCACCACGCTTATCGGGTAT contains:
- a CDS encoding ABC transporter permease; its protein translation is MNKRRPISSPVPRNDGPPRWASRLLEWYCKPSLFEDLQGDLLEYFERNVESKGMIRAKLIYIVDVLKFFRLYTVQKPQILKRMNQFYIFGNYVKTSVRSMARNRLFTTINVVGLAVSMSVGLLIIAFVSDLFSYDNFHENKDRTYRLIAKDLRSNGSVMELATTSVKAGVNIREEVPEIENLTIMRRGFDRDVQVADKVIQVGGFWADESFMDVFSFKLLKGNPGTALKEVNSLVLTETTARKLFDDTDVVGRIVKLDTASYQVTGVLEDIPKLSHIRFEALASFATVAAEEPDMDGGFYNWENIYMSHTYMTVKEGSDLAAIQEKLDKISETENAALEGRTIDLFLQPIDEIAVGHHYTNETGSTMNIIALWILIGLGAVVIISACFNYTNLSIARALRRSKEVGIRKVVGASKGQVVAQFLTESVLISLLALVISFGLFLVLKRQFLSLHSFLSNLVSLDLSFNVVLAFAAFAIVTGIVAGLLPAIFFAKIRSLAVLKGASAILSSKRLGLRRGLIVVQYVFSLIFITTTLIGYVQYKGMLSYDLGFSTSNIVNIRLQNNKPEIVEARMAALPEVEQISKSAMVTSLGSTWGTQAKYQEDSGFVWQNGINEQYLPLHRHTLLAGRNFEAKAQSAAETEVIVNEKLLARFNIAQDNVAEAVAEVLTIEGKRLAIIGVVKDFHYETLEDPIEPTVLRYESQPGGYLNVKVNTTDLSATIASLELAWDEIDPVHPMDAKFYDEQIEQAYSQFSVMLKVIGFLAFLAVCIASMGLFGMVVFATETRLKEISIRKVLGAGEGSLIYLLGRGFLWLLGIATAIALPVTYLFFDQVVLAQFAFHAPIGFTELFGGVAVVLVIAFLMIVSQTMKAAGTNPAQILRNE